In Methanocella sp., the following are encoded in one genomic region:
- the asd gene encoding aspartate-semialdehyde dehydrogenase yields the protein MIKAGILGATGAVGQRFVQLLADHPWFEITALAASERSAGKKYGEVAKWRLDTDLPEKVKDITVVSTKPKKVDADIVFSALPAEEAVTIEEDFAKAGFVVSSNASSHRMEKDVPLLIPEVNPEHLGLIDIQKKKRKWDGFIVTNPNCSTIMMVMTLKPLMKFGIENIHVATMQAVSGAGYEGVSSMAIMDNVIPYIGGEEHKMETETQKLLGEFDGKQVVNAPFWVSAACHRVPVMDGHTMSVWMRSKKNPTPEQVKNALLKFDPKLGDLPTSPKKAIIVRDEPDRPQPRLDRNQGRGMSVSVGRIRAGPDNAIQYVCIGHNTVRGAAGASILNAEVLKKKGYL from the coding sequence ATGATCAAGGCCGGAATATTAGGCGCGACGGGGGCCGTGGGACAACGGTTCGTCCAGCTATTGGCGGACCACCCGTGGTTCGAGATAACGGCGCTGGCCGCATCGGAGCGGAGCGCCGGCAAGAAGTACGGTGAAGTGGCGAAATGGAGGCTGGATACCGACCTCCCGGAGAAGGTTAAGGACATCACCGTCGTCTCGACTAAGCCGAAGAAGGTCGACGCCGACATCGTATTCTCGGCCCTGCCCGCCGAAGAGGCGGTCACCATCGAAGAGGACTTCGCGAAGGCGGGCTTCGTGGTCTCGTCCAACGCGAGCTCACACCGCATGGAAAAGGACGTCCCGCTCCTCATTCCGGAGGTCAACCCGGAGCACCTGGGGCTCATCGATATCCAGAAGAAGAAGCGCAAGTGGGATGGCTTCATCGTCACGAACCCGAACTGCAGCACCATCATGATGGTCATGACGCTCAAGCCGCTCATGAAGTTCGGCATCGAGAACATTCACGTCGCGACGATGCAGGCCGTGTCCGGCGCGGGCTACGAGGGCGTGTCCTCGATGGCCATCATGGACAACGTCATACCGTACATCGGCGGCGAGGAGCACAAGATGGAGACGGAGACTCAGAAGCTTCTGGGCGAATTCGACGGAAAGCAGGTCGTCAATGCCCCGTTCTGGGTGAGCGCCGCCTGCCACCGCGTGCCTGTCATGGACGGCCACACGATGTCCGTCTGGATGCGCTCGAAGAAGAACCCGACCCCCGAGCAGGTGAAGAACGCCCTGCTCAAGTTCGACCCGAAGCTGGGGGACCTGCCCACGTCGCCGAAGAAGGCCATCATCGTAAGAGATGAGCCGGACAGGCCGCAGCCCAGGCTGGACCGGAACCAGGGAAGGGGCATGAGCGTGTCCGTGGGCCGAATCAGGGCGGGACCGGACAACGCCATACAGTACGTGTGCATTGGGCACAACACGGTCAGGGGCGCCGCGGGCGCCAGCATCCTGAATGCGGAAGTGCTCAAGAAAAAGGGCTACCTGTAA
- a CDS encoding 6-hydroxymethylpterin diphosphokinase MptE-like protein, whose product MKFEEWEPYYRAILDDFGWTPEGDEEAARLLSSMLPEDTPCLDKVKELIHGKDIIVCGKAPSLQEDMANVDWWYKYTVIAADGAVSTLLDQGIVPDIVVSDLDGKHEDLLEADSLGSIILAHAHADNAEAVRSLVPKLKHVAGTTQARPLKNVYNFGGFSDGDRCVFLAKEFGAKSIKIIGFDLDDTKVTPKKLKKLKWARKLLGVLGIRL is encoded by the coding sequence ATGAAGTTCGAGGAGTGGGAGCCCTACTATCGGGCCATACTGGATGATTTCGGGTGGACCCCCGAAGGGGACGAGGAGGCAGCCCGGCTGCTCTCCTCCATGCTGCCGGAGGACACGCCCTGCCTGGATAAAGTGAAAGAGCTCATCCACGGCAAGGACATCATCGTCTGCGGCAAGGCGCCTTCGCTCCAGGAGGACATGGCGAATGTGGACTGGTGGTATAAGTATACCGTGATCGCCGCCGACGGCGCAGTGTCCACTTTGCTAGACCAGGGCATCGTGCCAGATATCGTAGTCTCCGATCTCGACGGTAAGCACGAGGACCTCCTTGAAGCAGACTCCCTGGGCTCCATCATACTGGCCCACGCCCACGCCGACAACGCAGAAGCAGTCAGGTCCCTGGTCCCGAAGCTTAAGCATGTAGCTGGCACTACCCAGGCAAGGCCGTTAAAGAACGTCTACAACTTCGGCGGGTTCTCGGACGGCGACAGGTGCGTGTTTTTAGCGAAGGAGTTCGGGGCGAAGAGTATAAAAATAATAGGCTTCGACCTGGACGATACGAAGGTCACGCCTAAAAAGCTTAAAAAATTAAAGTGGGCCAGGAAACTTCTGGGCGTCCTGGGCATCAGGCTCTGA